The following coding sequences are from one Aminivibrio sp. window:
- a CDS encoding ComF family protein: MSIPEAVLRFGTHLLWPSACPFCGALGVPACVTCLLPLMAPPLPADLGPLTIEAGGIHEGVLRDLVLELKYGRNRPLGVAMGRALGRIFPKPSCHILVPVPLHADSGRGYNQSRALAEGISREWGVPVADGLQWNGLRAAQTSLEEEERRRMPAGAILPRGKELAGKEAVIVDDVSTTGTTLLRAAEAVARGGGRAVLALAWTIAPKA, encoded by the coding sequence TTGAGTATTCCTGAGGCGGTTCTCCGCTTCGGAACCCATCTTCTCTGGCCGTCCGCCTGCCCCTTCTGCGGGGCCCTCGGTGTGCCCGCCTGCGTCACCTGTCTTCTTCCCCTGATGGCGCCGCCCCTGCCGGCGGACCTCGGCCCCCTGACCATCGAGGCGGGAGGAATCCACGAAGGGGTCCTCCGGGACCTCGTCCTTGAGCTCAAATACGGCCGCAACCGTCCCCTCGGAGTCGCCATGGGCCGCGCCCTCGGCAGGATCTTCCCGAAGCCCTCCTGCCATATCCTTGTTCCCGTACCTCTCCACGCCGACAGCGGAAGGGGATACAACCAGTCCCGGGCCCTCGCCGAGGGTATTTCCCGGGAATGGGGCGTGCCCGTGGCGGACGGCCTGCAGTGGAACGGCCTCCGGGCAGCCCAGACATCCCTGGAGGAAGAGGAGCGGAGGCGGATGCCCGCCGGAGCCATCCTCCCCCGGGGAAAGGAGCTTGCGGGAAAGGAAGCCGTGATCGTGGACGACGTCTCCACCACGGGAACTACCCTGCTCCGGGCCGCCGAAGCCGTGGCCAGGGGAGGAGGAAGGGCGGTTCTTGCCCTGGCGTGGACCATTGCCCCTAAAGCCTGA
- the flgN gene encoding flagellar export chaperone FlgN, with amino-acid sequence MASPAALGAVLARQAETLRALADVTVQQREALQNGRLELLQDLFRELQNLGFSAEALENQRGKMASELAAQLGCEPKVSSICERLRGDDAASLKQTAAGLELVVRKLQSEMQILAGLVDENQRLGGMMIAEWRRLQGIYPSRPGVDFRG; translated from the coding sequence GTGGCTTCTCCCGCTGCCCTGGGCGCCGTGCTTGCCCGGCAGGCAGAAACGCTGCGGGCTCTTGCGGATGTCACCGTACAGCAACGAGAGGCGCTCCAGAACGGGCGCCTCGAATTATTACAGGACCTCTTCCGGGAGCTGCAGAACCTCGGCTTTTCCGCCGAAGCCCTCGAAAACCAGAGGGGCAAAATGGCGTCGGAACTGGCCGCCCAGCTCGGCTGCGAGCCCAAGGTTTCCTCCATCTGTGAACGCCTCCGGGGGGACGACGCGGCCTCCCTGAAACAAACAGCCGCCGGGTTGGAGCTCGTCGTCCGGAAGCTCCAGTCGGAGATGCAGATTCTGGCGGGCCTTGTGGATGAAAACCAGCGCCTCGGCGGCATGATGATCGCCGAATGGAGACGGCTTCAGGGAATATACCCCTCCCGGCCGGGAGTGGATTTTCGGGGTTAG
- the fliW gene encoding flagellar assembly protein FliW, which yields MPEKIETTRFGQFTVNDEDMISFPKGIPGFETHKKWALAGEDDSPIKWLQSLSDGDVALPVVVPQTVKSNYNARLPEGEIALLETTDVADLALLIVLSIPPEAPWDMTANLRAPVVINHKKRIACQVIVQNEEYDVRTPVLSDTMRESMRRKAASETTDAAAPGA from the coding sequence GTGCCCGAAAAAATAGAAACCACCCGCTTCGGCCAGTTCACCGTCAATGACGAAGACATGATCTCTTTCCCCAAGGGAATACCGGGGTTCGAAACCCATAAAAAGTGGGCCCTGGCCGGGGAGGACGACAGCCCCATCAAGTGGCTGCAGAGCCTCTCCGACGGCGACGTGGCCCTGCCCGTGGTCGTTCCGCAGACGGTGAAGTCCAACTACAACGCCCGCCTTCCCGAAGGGGAGATCGCCTTACTTGAAACAACGGACGTGGCCGACCTGGCCCTCCTGATCGTCCTCTCCATCCCTCCGGAGGCGCCGTGGGACATGACGGCCAACCTTCGGGCGCCCGTGGTGATCAACCACAAAAAGCGCATCGCCTGCCAGGTCATCGTCCAGAACGAAGAGTACGACGTCCGCACGCCCGTCCTCAGCGACACCATGAGGGAATCCATGCGCCGAAAAGCGGCCTCCGAAACCACCGACGCCGCCGCCCCGGGAGCGTAG
- the flgM gene encoding flagellar biosynthesis anti-sigma factor FlgM yields MIEKIPGVYGPKAVNETNIKKNRQSVSGEGGRDGVEFSSFAVELSKVSAELKKIPDVREDLVEGFRKQIQEGTYAPDLEKIARSLIVAGLLNEEE; encoded by the coding sequence ATGATTGAGAAGATTCCTGGAGTATACGGACCGAAAGCAGTGAACGAGACCAACATCAAGAAAAACCGGCAGTCGGTATCCGGAGAGGGAGGCAGGGACGGTGTGGAATTCAGCTCCTTCGCCGTGGAACTCTCAAAGGTTTCCGCCGAGCTGAAGAAAATTCCCGACGTCCGCGAAGACCTTGTCGAAGGCTTCAGAAAGCAGATCCAGGAAGGGACCTACGCTCCCGACCTCGAGAAGATCGCCCGCAGCCTCATCGTCGCCGGCCTGCTGAACGAGGAGGAATGA
- a CDS encoding type II toxin-antitoxin system RelE/ParE family toxin yields the protein MIYEVLLTEDASQDLGEICQFIASHDDPAKAEYVLAQIESVFERLAVFPFRGATPVELLDLGLSDYREVFFKPYRVFYTVIDNRVYVVAIVDGRRDLRSYLYRRILGKRCLW from the coding sequence ATGATTTATGAAGTACTGCTGACGGAGGATGCATCGCAAGACCTGGGCGAAATCTGTCAGTTCATAGCCTCGCACGATGATCCTGCTAAAGCTGAATACGTACTTGCTCAGATAGAAAGTGTCTTCGAGCGTCTCGCCGTTTTCCCTTTTCGAGGCGCCACGCCAGTGGAGCTGCTTGATCTGGGGCTCAGCGACTACCGGGAGGTCTTCTTCAAACCCTACCGGGTTTTTTATACGGTCATCGACAACAGAGTATACGTAGTCGCTATCGTGGATGGCCGCCGGGATTTACGGTCTTACCTGTATCGCCGGATTCTGGGCAAACGTTGCCTTTGGTAG
- a CDS encoding type II toxin-antitoxin system Phd/YefM family antitoxin, which produces MKLAANVKPVGYLKENADEIVRTLSERGGPLIITRDGEAKAVIQDIKEFERTQETLTLLKILSLGRKQIEEGRVRQAAEVVFELRESLKDPR; this is translated from the coding sequence ATGAAATTGGCGGCCAACGTGAAACCAGTAGGTTACCTGAAAGAAAACGCCGACGAGATAGTCCGCACCCTGAGCGAGCGGGGCGGACCTTTGATCATAACCCGTGACGGAGAAGCCAAAGCCGTGATTCAGGACATAAAGGAATTCGAGCGAACCCAGGAAACCCTCACGCTTCTCAAGATCCTCTCTCTGGGGAGAAAGCAAATCGAAGAAGGGAGGGTCCGCCAGGCGGCAGAGGTAGTCTTCGAACTCCGAGAAAGCTTGAAAGACCCTCGATGA
- the flgK gene encoding flagellar hook-associated protein FlgK, whose protein sequence is MWNSLFGLEMGRRAMDYFRRGMETAGHNISNADVEGYSRQRVEASTTSPFANPAFNRPDIPGQVGTGVQIDAIVRLRDAFLDIQYREEMTVQGYWEQIQNALSTVEVYVNEPAGEGLKTALDTYWSSLQELSKRPDDSAVREDMVEKTKNLTVYLGQLVRNYDEYRTALNRDIKLMVDDANTLIDQIAGINTTIKQVQGVGGNPNDLMDKRDLLVDKLSKLIDITVNPPCLEGDGEFKIDLGGKLLVQGDQTRHLVAVPVAGNTGFFDVQVEDNLFDHVSDPSVLFATLEQGAPEAIHTVNVRRLASESAWSVGYGESACPDRIKPETMTEALNLRGTFTLQVGSQGTRSVSSVLTGGTALPAGIPGESHSFRVSAGSFEREISVTWNTGTGTWDLSDGVNTASSAASDLTLTDLRGFLTTSFGGEISVTLNGAGTQMTFSSALNHLLSITDTKGGLVSALGMENSAPSVSIEVVEEDTLETIKNKINSAFSDGSNGLSRPENWLHASIELDDATNTYFLTLESNAAGEAHRINVLGDKNGSLQIAKRLGFLNGDGSTNYREYARDAAFTFDGRLYLSESNMVRNARRVPVLNDYSAGTLEEVSPGIRMELRAVGESDITVRHHVKGGAVRGALEARDDIILDFLDVLDEMAYGLVKEMNALHYGGYGVGESETTTGTAYFNPIAVQYGASRLLEINRAIDEDRSLIAAASGDGHGFSNGSGDGSNALRMARLKQTKVLQGRSADFNEFYESFIASLGAQGDRANTMLKNQNALINQINNQRQSVMGVNIDEEMMDIIKFQQAFNAIARYITTVDEMLDRIINGMGIVGR, encoded by the coding sequence ATGTGGAACAGTCTCTTCGGACTTGAAATGGGACGGCGTGCCATGGACTATTTCCGCCGCGGCATGGAAACGGCCGGGCACAACATCTCCAACGCCGACGTGGAGGGATACTCCCGCCAGCGGGTCGAGGCGTCCACCACGAGTCCCTTCGCCAACCCGGCCTTCAACAGGCCCGACATTCCGGGGCAGGTCGGCACGGGCGTGCAGATCGACGCCATCGTCCGCCTCCGGGACGCCTTTCTCGACATCCAGTACAGGGAAGAAATGACCGTCCAGGGATACTGGGAACAGATCCAGAACGCCCTTTCCACGGTGGAAGTCTACGTCAACGAACCTGCTGGGGAGGGACTGAAAACCGCCCTGGACACGTACTGGTCGAGCCTCCAGGAACTCAGCAAGAGGCCCGACGACTCCGCCGTCCGGGAGGACATGGTGGAAAAGACCAAGAACCTCACCGTCTACCTCGGCCAGCTCGTCAGGAACTACGACGAATACCGCACCGCCCTCAACAGGGACATAAAACTCATGGTGGACGATGCCAACACCCTCATCGACCAGATCGCCGGCATCAACACCACCATAAAGCAGGTCCAGGGCGTGGGGGGCAACCCCAACGACCTCATGGACAAGCGGGACCTGCTGGTGGACAAGCTCTCGAAACTCATCGACATCACGGTAAATCCTCCCTGCCTCGAAGGGGACGGGGAATTCAAAATCGACCTCGGCGGCAAGCTCCTCGTCCAGGGCGACCAGACCAGGCATCTTGTCGCCGTTCCCGTGGCGGGAAACACCGGCTTCTTCGACGTGCAGGTGGAGGACAACCTCTTCGACCACGTCTCCGACCCGTCGGTGCTCTTCGCCACTCTCGAGCAGGGGGCGCCCGAGGCCATCCACACGGTGAACGTCCGGCGGCTCGCCTCCGAATCCGCCTGGTCCGTGGGCTACGGCGAGTCCGCCTGCCCCGACCGGATCAAGCCCGAGACCATGACGGAGGCCCTCAACCTCAGGGGCACCTTCACCCTCCAGGTGGGAAGCCAGGGCACCAGGTCCGTCTCCTCCGTTCTGACCGGGGGCACAGCCCTCCCCGCCGGCATTCCCGGGGAAAGCCACTCCTTCAGGGTGTCCGCCGGATCCTTCGAACGAGAAATCTCCGTGACGTGGAACACCGGAACCGGTACGTGGGATCTCTCCGACGGCGTCAATACCGCGTCGTCCGCCGCCTCCGACCTTACCCTCACCGACCTCCGGGGGTTCCTTACCACAAGTTTCGGCGGCGAGATCAGCGTCACCCTCAACGGCGCGGGCACCCAGATGACCTTTTCCAGCGCCCTGAACCACCTTCTCTCCATAACGGACACCAAGGGCGGCCTCGTGTCGGCCCTCGGCATGGAAAACTCCGCTCCTTCCGTTTCCATCGAAGTGGTGGAGGAGGATACCCTGGAGACCATAAAGAACAAGATCAACAGCGCCTTTTCCGACGGCTCAAACGGCCTCTCCAGGCCCGAGAACTGGCTCCATGCGTCCATCGAGCTCGACGACGCCACCAACACCTACTTCCTGACCCTCGAAAGCAATGCGGCAGGCGAAGCCCACCGCATCAACGTCCTCGGGGACAAAAACGGCAGCCTCCAGATCGCGAAGCGCCTCGGCTTCCTCAACGGCGACGGCAGCACGAACTACAGGGAATATGCCCGGGACGCCGCCTTCACCTTCGACGGCAGGCTCTATCTTTCCGAGAGCAACATGGTGCGGAACGCCCGAAGGGTTCCCGTCCTGAACGACTACTCCGCGGGCACCCTCGAGGAAGTCTCTCCCGGCATACGGATGGAACTTCGGGCCGTGGGCGAATCGGACATCACCGTGCGCCACCACGTCAAGGGAGGGGCCGTCAGGGGTGCCCTCGAGGCCCGGGACGACATCATCCTCGATTTCCTCGACGTCCTGGACGAAATGGCCTACGGCCTCGTCAAGGAGATGAACGCCCTTCACTACGGCGGCTACGGAGTGGGCGAGAGCGAAACGACCACAGGAACAGCCTACTTCAACCCCATAGCGGTCCAGTACGGCGCAAGCCGGCTGCTTGAAATCAACAGGGCGATCGACGAGGACCGCAGCCTCATCGCCGCCGCATCGGGCGACGGGCACGGCTTCTCCAACGGCTCCGGGGACGGCAGCAACGCCCTCCGCATGGCCCGGCTCAAGCAGACCAAGGTCCTCCAGGGCCGAAGCGCTGATTTCAACGAGTTCTACGAGTCCTTCATCGCGAGCCTCGGCGCCCAGGGCGACCGGGCGAACACCATGCTGAAAAACCAGAACGCCCTCATCAACCAGATCAACAACCAGCGCCAGTCGGTCATGGGGGTCAACATCGACGAAGAGATGATGGACATCATCAAGTTCCAGCAGGCCTTCAACGCCATTGCCAGGTACATCACCACCGTGGACGAGATGCTCGACCGGATCATCAACGGCATGGGCATCGTGGGCCGCTAG
- a CDS encoding GNAT family N-acetyltransferase codes for MNGGYFFYDSKHAVSPEELANLYRFTRWGKSRSLDDIARMLEGTSMCFSVRHDDLLVAFCRILTDFIYRASLWDIMVHPDHQGKKVGTSLLDYALGHPAIKHIPLIITYTSELASFLTPNGFVQKEGALMLLRRPIEYS; via the coding sequence ATGAACGGCGGGTACTTCTTTTACGACAGCAAGCACGCCGTCTCCCCGGAGGAGCTGGCGAACCTCTACCGCTTCACCCGGTGGGGAAAGAGCCGGTCTCTGGACGACATCGCCCGGATGCTCGAAGGTACCTCCATGTGCTTCAGCGTCCGGCACGACGACCTCCTCGTGGCTTTCTGCCGGATACTCACCGACTTCATCTACCGGGCTTCCCTCTGGGACATCATGGTCCACCCGGACCACCAGGGAAAGAAGGTGGGCACCTCGCTGCTGGATTACGCCCTCGGCCACCCGGCGATCAAGCACATTCCCCTTATCATCACCTACACAAGCGAACTCGCTTCCTTCCTCACCCCCAACGGGTTCGTACAGAAGGAAGGGGCGCTCATGCTTCTCCGGAGGCCCATTGAGTATTCCTGA
- the flgL gene encoding flagellar hook-associated protein FlgL, producing MQRVSNPMIQNLMLSDMHNNLSRLLEYQHQLATGKKHSRPSDNPIDVVRELSLQTSILENGQYIRNQDDAIAWLSNTDTAFNQMMDIAHRIRELTIYAGNGALGPGETEAIAAEISELQEELRNTANYSVEGRYLLSGLSTGVRPFERDASGNVVYSGNTGKVSYEMEKGVIGDVSFHGREVFPVEYASNTLTSVEIPLDFAWTGRDEILQISVGSRSVKVRLSEDWTDENINGIDDLTDYNRFRDSGELNGLTLDRIAELINESLNMGDADRLLSVSVEKDMNAGTQRLVFTSHTGEPIQVTGWPDTDRVPEPQTILGLDASAWTPADGTIRVFFQQGEDVTFTVDGTDTLDTIAGKLTTVLGIAARVSADGDRLVVTAADPGKQFSMELTGAARELFSSSAEDTVTVTSAEEERPVDHSHIDFASLIGMETSLKSRQFGDGELIPIGNDLHLRFESGRNSAELKINGGVNLTIDELAERIRQVAGNWLEVVVQEDHAEAGLGTSGSLEELTRRLILRPTANEPLVVFDKNTAGYALDLGFSTAVQSRNDTGVDTVFPSIPCVDPNMAALVRVTVGGEDFTVKLYPDDIMSSTPPKVDQAKVMEQIVTQVNDAAGEELLGYTVLDGAAGRVSLYAKNGESLRIVDLPISDPSFSPSYTAGMAVQMGISSGITSAPIPDDSTSGAGTIRIESFGRTVDVAVSAGDTPKIIADKIRSAAGSWLDVNYFDPELPAAGSNALISIAARDGSPISMYDVEGDAASAVLQTDNALRGDADVSAWAPAAGDLLTISVDGYSHTIDLNAIFDSNDSGAIDIEDVAAAVNARFQGRDVKAAIADDGGARYLVLSSPRGYSVEVSGSAQGALTGTVTAMPSRAGSPSARYNQNVVVRTASDNRKTDFFGVLDNLVNSVKAEDREGLSNIMLGQIDQFIDTLLKCRTSQGALLNRYQNNQARFKQNNIYITDLYSKVSDIDMAETSTKFAMAQAVYQSSLAVIAKIVQPTLVDFLR from the coding sequence ATGCAGCGCGTCAGCAACCCCATGATCCAGAACCTTATGCTGTCGGACATGCACAACAACCTGTCCCGGCTGCTCGAATACCAGCACCAGCTCGCCACGGGCAAGAAGCATTCCCGCCCGTCGGACAACCCCATAGACGTGGTCCGGGAGCTTTCCCTCCAGACCTCCATACTGGAAAACGGCCAGTACATCCGCAACCAGGACGACGCCATCGCGTGGCTCTCCAATACCGACACGGCCTTCAACCAGATGATGGACATCGCCCACCGCATCAGGGAGCTCACCATCTATGCCGGCAACGGCGCCCTCGGTCCGGGCGAGACCGAAGCCATCGCGGCGGAAATCAGCGAACTCCAGGAAGAGCTCCGCAACACGGCCAACTACTCCGTGGAGGGCAGGTACCTTCTCTCCGGCCTGTCCACCGGCGTCCGCCCCTTCGAGCGGGACGCCTCCGGAAATGTCGTCTACAGCGGCAACACCGGCAAGGTAAGCTACGAAATGGAAAAGGGCGTCATCGGCGACGTGTCCTTCCACGGGAGGGAGGTCTTCCCGGTGGAGTACGCCTCCAACACCCTCACCAGCGTGGAGATCCCCCTCGACTTCGCCTGGACGGGCCGGGACGAAATTCTCCAGATCTCCGTAGGCAGCCGGAGCGTCAAGGTCCGCCTCTCGGAAGACTGGACCGACGAAAACATCAACGGCATCGACGACCTTACCGACTACAACCGGTTCCGTGACTCCGGCGAACTCAACGGCCTCACCCTCGACCGGATCGCCGAGCTGATCAACGAGAGCCTGAACATGGGGGACGCCGACCGCCTGCTCTCCGTCTCGGTGGAGAAGGACATGAACGCCGGAACCCAGCGGCTCGTCTTCACCAGCCACACGGGAGAACCCATCCAGGTGACCGGGTGGCCCGACACCGACCGGGTGCCGGAGCCCCAGACCATCCTCGGCCTCGACGCATCGGCGTGGACTCCCGCCGACGGTACCATCCGGGTGTTCTTCCAGCAGGGCGAGGACGTCACCTTTACCGTCGACGGAACGGACACCCTGGACACCATAGCGGGCAAACTCACCACCGTTCTCGGTATCGCCGCCCGGGTCTCCGCCGACGGCGACAGGCTCGTCGTCACGGCCGCCGATCCGGGAAAGCAGTTCAGCATGGAACTTACCGGGGCCGCCAGGGAACTCTTCTCCTCTTCCGCCGAGGATACGGTTACCGTGACATCGGCGGAAGAGGAGCGCCCCGTGGACCACAGCCACATCGACTTTGCCTCCCTCATCGGCATGGAAACCTCCCTCAAGAGCCGCCAGTTCGGCGACGGGGAGCTCATCCCCATAGGGAACGACCTCCACCTCCGGTTCGAAAGCGGCCGGAACTCAGCCGAACTCAAGATCAACGGCGGCGTCAACCTCACCATCGACGAACTTGCGGAGCGCATCCGCCAGGTGGCGGGCAACTGGCTCGAAGTGGTGGTGCAGGAAGACCACGCCGAAGCCGGCCTCGGCACCTCCGGCAGCCTGGAGGAACTGACCAGGCGCCTCATCCTCCGCCCCACGGCCAACGAACCCCTGGTGGTCTTCGACAAGAACACCGCAGGATACGCCCTGGACCTGGGCTTTTCCACGGCAGTCCAGAGCAGGAACGACACCGGCGTCGACACCGTCTTCCCCTCCATCCCCTGCGTGGACCCCAACATGGCGGCCCTCGTCCGGGTCACCGTGGGGGGCGAAGACTTCACCGTGAAGCTCTATCCCGACGACATCATGTCATCCACGCCCCCCAAGGTGGACCAGGCGAAGGTCATGGAACAGATCGTGACGCAGGTCAACGATGCGGCGGGGGAAGAACTCCTCGGGTACACCGTCCTCGACGGGGCGGCGGGCCGGGTCTCCCTCTACGCCAAAAACGGGGAATCCCTCCGGATAGTGGACCTCCCCATCTCCGACCCATCATTCTCGCCGTCCTACACCGCCGGCATGGCCGTGCAGATGGGCATATCCTCAGGGATCACCAGCGCCCCCATCCCGGACGACAGCACTTCGGGCGCGGGCACCATCCGCATCGAATCCTTCGGCCGGACCGTGGACGTGGCCGTATCCGCCGGAGATACGCCGAAAATCATCGCCGACAAGATCCGAAGCGCGGCCGGAAGCTGGCTCGACGTGAACTACTTCGACCCCGAGCTTCCCGCGGCGGGATCGAACGCCCTGATCAGCATCGCCGCCCGTGACGGCTCCCCGATCTCCATGTACGACGTGGAAGGGGACGCGGCCTCGGCGGTCCTGCAGACGGACAACGCCCTCCGGGGCGACGCGGACGTCTCCGCCTGGGCGCCCGCGGCGGGCGACCTGCTCACCATCTCGGTGGACGGGTACTCCCACACAATCGACCTGAACGCCATCTTCGACAGCAACGACTCCGGCGCCATCGACATCGAGGACGTAGCCGCCGCAGTCAACGCCCGCTTCCAGGGCCGGGACGTCAAGGCCGCCATCGCGGACGACGGGGGAGCCCGCTACCTGGTGCTCTCCTCCCCCCGGGGATACTCCGTCGAAGTCAGCGGCAGCGCTCAGGGCGCCCTCACCGGCACCGTCACGGCCATGCCCTCCCGCGCCGGGTCCCCCTCGGCGCGGTACAACCAGAACGTGGTGGTCCGGACGGCCTCCGACAACCGGAAAACGGACTTCTTCGGCGTGCTGGACAACCTGGTCAACTCCGTCAAGGCGGAGGACAGGGAAGGCCTGAGCAACATCATGCTCGGCCAGATCGACCAGTTCATCGACACCCTGCTCAAGTGCCGCACCTCCCAGGGGGCGCTGCTCAATCGATACCAGAACAACCAGGCCCGCTTCAAGCAGAACAACATCTACATCACCGATCTGTACAGCAAGGTCTCGGACATCGACATGGCCGAAACCAGCACCAAGTTCGCCATGGCCCAGGCCGTCTACCAGTCAAGCCTGGCCGTCATTGCCAAGATCGTCCAGCCTACCCTGGTGGACTTTTTGAGGTAG
- a CDS encoding DUF3084 domain-containing protein gives MQLQLWSDMNWRLILTLIVLSGVLAYLGDVLGMRIGKKRISLFGLRPRDTSRLITAVTGMFISIAVLITMTVISENVRTALFSMKFIRGQLQSLTRELQESRSESQLMAINLLDSEKRLKEQEEKLLSVQNELATAQPLLEEIRQSLSTTQKERDQLEEEKKVLSASVEELRREAEELRKGLIQIRSGRIAVFAKEILGQMAVEPMSDRSEVEQIFQDLRRRAEYVIAARTGLSPSEIVLAVDIEKEMEKIASCTEQQTRKFVRTVAEANAVFGEDIKITYEVSDSELVYRKGDVLYVRTVDPGAVRENAEAELHLILRMVNRKAVQDSIKPDPVTGKVGALDATAFFEAVETIRKAESKLTVEVTAAEDIYTEGPVRVTLNLRPAEEQ, from the coding sequence ATGCAGCTTCAACTCTGGTCCGACATGAACTGGAGGCTCATACTCACGCTGATCGTACTCAGCGGCGTTCTTGCGTACCTCGGCGACGTCCTCGGGATGCGCATAGGGAAAAAACGGATCTCCCTCTTCGGGCTCCGGCCCCGGGACACCAGCCGTCTCATCACCGCCGTCACGGGAATGTTCATCTCCATCGCCGTCCTGATCACCATGACCGTCATATCGGAAAACGTCCGCACCGCCCTCTTCAGCATGAAATTCATCCGGGGACAGCTCCAGTCCCTCACAAGGGAGCTCCAGGAAAGCCGGAGCGAATCCCAGCTCATGGCCATCAACCTCCTGGACAGCGAAAAGCGCCTCAAGGAGCAGGAGGAGAAACTCCTCTCCGTCCAGAACGAACTCGCCACCGCCCAGCCTCTTCTCGAGGAAATCCGGCAGAGCCTTTCCACCACTCAGAAAGAGAGGGACCAGCTCGAAGAGGAAAAAAAAGTCCTCAGCGCCTCCGTGGAGGAACTCAGGCGCGAGGCGGAGGAGCTGCGGAAGGGCCTCATCCAGATACGAAGCGGCCGCATCGCGGTCTTCGCCAAGGAGATCCTCGGCCAGATGGCGGTGGAACCCATGAGCGACCGGTCGGAGGTTGAGCAGATCTTCCAGGATCTGCGGCGCCGGGCGGAATACGTCATCGCGGCCCGGACGGGTCTGAGCCCCTCCGAGATCGTCCTCGCCGTGGACATCGAAAAGGAGATGGAAAAAATCGCCTCCTGCACGGAACAGCAGACCCGCAAATTTGTCCGGACCGTGGCGGAGGCCAACGCCGTGTTCGGCGAGGATATAAAGATAACCTACGAGGTCAGCGACAGCGAACTCGTCTACCGGAAGGGCGACGTCCTCTACGTCCGGACCGTGGATCCCGGGGCGGTCAGGGAGAACGCCGAGGCCGAGCTCCACCTCATCCTGCGGATGGTGAACAGAAAGGCCGTCCAGGATTCCATCAAGCCGGACCCCGTCACCGGGAAGGTCGGCGCCCTTGACGCCACGGCCTTTTTCGAGGCGGTGGAAACCATCAGGAAAGCGGAGTCGAAGCTCACGGTGGAGGTCACGGCTGCGGAGGACATATATACGGAAGGTCCCGTCCGGGTGACACTCAATCTTCGCCCGGCGGAGGAACAGTGA
- a CDS encoding nucleotidyltransferase family protein, with translation MTAQRPVEDKKTIFATLETIQNDLITLGVVSIGLFGSFVRGEQNDESDVDLLVEFAEEKRTFDNFMDLAFLLESLFGRKVEIITPEAMSPYILPTVLKEVELFHVAA, from the coding sequence ATGACCGCTCAACGGCCGGTGGAAGACAAAAAGACCATATTCGCCACCCTGGAGACGATACAAAACGACCTCATAACTCTGGGTGTCGTCTCCATAGGCCTTTTCGGGTCATTCGTCAGAGGTGAACAGAATGACGAAAGCGATGTGGACCTTCTTGTGGAATTCGCGGAAGAAAAGCGAACATTCGATAATTTCATGGACCTTGCCTTTCTCCTGGAATCCCTGTTCGGCAGGAAAGTGGAAATAATCACCCCGGAAGCTATGAGTCCCTATATACTGCCCACTGTGCTGAAAGAAGTGGAGCTGTTTCATGTCGCAGCATGA
- a CDS encoding alcohol dehydrogenase, protein MEAEKILIVACQVCGELKVIAGTPDADGMARTTWICPCCGTGQVVQLPVSSDARKTDLRKIVCGMALAGRHGDENRP, encoded by the coding sequence ATGGAGGCTGAAAAAATACTTATCGTGGCGTGCCAGGTTTGCGGAGAATTGAAGGTCATTGCGGGAACCCCTGACGCCGACGGCATGGCGAGGACTACCTGGATCTGCCCGTGCTGCGGCACCGGCCAGGTGGTGCAGCTTCCCGTCTCGTCGGACGCCCGGAAGACCGACCTGCGGAAAATAGTGTGCGGCATGGCCCTTGCCGGCCGCCATGGTGACGAGAACAGGCCATGA